In Streptomyces sp. NBC_01381, a genomic segment contains:
- the opcA gene encoding glucose-6-phosphate dehydrogenase assembly protein OpcA — translation MKIDLTDTTSSKINKALVQGRRAIGTPAVGMVLTLVIVTDEENAYDSLKAANDASREHPSRTLVVIRRAARSPRDRTSSRLDAEVRVGVEAGTGETVILRLYGEVINHAQSVVLPLLLPDAPVVVWWPVSAPLDPSNDPLGALAQRRVTDTYAAEQPIHELAARAEAYHPGDTDLSWTRITPWRSMLAAALDQVTCKVTSVEVEGEEFNPSCELLAMWLADRLDVPVKRSISTGPGLTGVRMETDCGPIVLGRSDGSLATLSVQGQPDRAVALKRRETAELIAEELRRLDPDDTYASALKFGVERLGEPVKQPAAPAAEPSAGEQSADEPKKAAPAKKAPAKKAAAK, via the coding sequence ATGAAGATCGACCTTACGGACACCACGTCCAGCAAGATCAACAAGGCGCTCGTGCAGGGCCGCCGCGCGATCGGCACCCCGGCCGTCGGCATGGTCCTCACCCTCGTCATCGTCACCGACGAGGAGAACGCCTACGACTCCCTGAAGGCCGCCAACGACGCGTCCCGCGAGCACCCCTCGCGCACCCTCGTCGTCATCCGGCGCGCCGCGCGCTCGCCGCGTGACCGCACGTCGTCGCGGCTCGACGCCGAGGTGCGGGTGGGCGTCGAGGCGGGCACCGGCGAGACGGTGATCCTGCGGCTGTACGGCGAGGTCATCAACCACGCCCAGTCGGTCGTCCTGCCGCTGCTGCTTCCCGACGCCCCCGTGGTCGTCTGGTGGCCGGTGAGCGCCCCGCTCGACCCGTCCAACGACCCGCTGGGCGCCCTGGCCCAGCGCCGCGTCACGGACACCTACGCCGCGGAGCAGCCGATCCACGAGCTGGCCGCGCGTGCCGAGGCGTACCACCCCGGCGACACGGACCTGTCCTGGACCCGGATCACGCCGTGGCGCTCGATGCTCGCGGCCGCCCTTGACCAGGTCACCTGCAAGGTCACGTCGGTCGAGGTGGAGGGCGAGGAGTTCAACCCGAGCTGCGAGCTGCTCGCGATGTGGCTCGCGGACCGCCTCGATGTCCCCGTGAAGCGTTCGATCTCGACGGGCCCTGGCCTGACCGGCGTACGCATGGAGACCGACTGCGGTCCCATCGTGCTCGGCCGCTCCGACGGCTCGCTCGCGACGCTCTCCGTCCAGGGGCAGCCCGACCGTGCGGTGGCGCTCAAGCGCCGTGAGACGGCCGAGCTGATCGCCGAGGAGCTGCGCCGGCTCGACCCGGACGACACCTACGCGTCCGCGCTGAAGTTCGGCGTGGAGCGGCTCGGTGAGCCGGTGAAGCAGCCGGCGGCGCCGGCGGCCGAGCCGTCCGCCGGCGAGCAGTCCGCCGACGAGCCGAAGAAGGCCGCCCCGGCGAAGAAGGCCCCGGCCAAGAAGGCGGCGGCGAAGTGA
- the zwf gene encoding glucose-6-phosphate dehydrogenase, with product MTILSSSNPLRDAADRRLPRIAGPSGLVIFGVTGDLSRKKLMPAVYDLANRGLLPPGFSLIGFARREWQDEDFAQEVHDAVKQHARTPFREEVWQQLIQGMRFVQGNFDDDTAFEQLKATIQDLDKAQGTGGNFAFYLSVPPKFFPDVVQQLKKHGLADAPEGSWRRAVIEKPFGHNLASAQELNSIVHEVFDPDQVFRIDHYLGKETVQNILALRFANQMFEPIWNRSYVDHIQITMAEDIGIGGRAGYYDGIGAARDVIQNHLLQLMALTAMEEPASFDADALVAEKAKVLGAVRLPKDLGESTVRGQYAAGWQGGEKAVGYLQEDGIDPKSKTDTYAAIKLEVDNRRWAGVPFYLRTGKRLGRRVTEIAVVFQRAPHSPFDHTATEELGQNAIVIRVQPDEGITVRFGSKVPGTSMEIRDVSMDFAYGESFTESSPEAYERLILDVLLGDANLFPRTEEVELSWNILDPIEEYWDRHGKPAQYPAGTWGPTEADEMLARDGRSWRRP from the coding sequence CTGACCATCTTGTCAAGCAGCAATCCGCTGCGTGACGCCGCAGACCGACGGCTCCCGCGTATCGCGGGGCCGTCGGGCCTGGTCATCTTTGGCGTCACGGGCGATTTGTCCCGTAAAAAGCTGATGCCCGCTGTCTATGACCTCGCCAACCGAGGCCTTCTTCCGCCGGGCTTTTCCCTGATCGGTTTCGCCCGGCGCGAGTGGCAGGACGAGGACTTCGCGCAGGAGGTGCACGACGCGGTCAAGCAGCACGCGCGCACCCCCTTCCGCGAGGAGGTCTGGCAGCAGCTCATCCAGGGCATGCGCTTCGTCCAGGGCAACTTCGACGACGACACCGCCTTCGAGCAGCTCAAGGCCACCATCCAGGACCTCGACAAGGCGCAGGGCACGGGCGGCAACTTCGCCTTCTACCTGTCCGTACCGCCGAAGTTCTTCCCGGACGTCGTCCAGCAGCTCAAGAAGCACGGGCTCGCGGACGCCCCCGAGGGGTCCTGGCGGCGCGCGGTCATCGAGAAGCCCTTCGGGCACAACCTGGCGTCCGCCCAGGAGCTCAACTCGATCGTGCACGAGGTGTTCGACCCGGACCAGGTGTTCCGGATCGACCACTACCTCGGCAAGGAGACCGTCCAGAACATCCTGGCGCTGCGCTTCGCCAACCAGATGTTCGAGCCGATCTGGAACCGGTCGTACGTGGACCACATTCAGATCACCATGGCCGAGGACATCGGCATCGGCGGCCGCGCCGGCTACTACGACGGCATCGGCGCCGCCCGTGACGTCATCCAGAACCACCTCCTCCAGCTGATGGCGCTGACCGCGATGGAGGAGCCCGCCTCCTTCGACGCGGACGCGCTCGTCGCCGAGAAGGCGAAGGTGCTAGGCGCCGTCCGGCTGCCCAAGGACCTCGGCGAGAGCACGGTCCGCGGGCAGTACGCGGCGGGCTGGCAGGGCGGCGAGAAGGCCGTCGGCTATCTCCAGGAAGACGGCATCGACCCCAAGTCGAAGACCGACACCTACGCGGCCATCAAGCTGGAGGTGGACAACCGCCGCTGGGCGGGCGTCCCCTTCTATCTGCGCACGGGCAAGCGCCTGGGCCGTCGCGTCACGGAGATCGCGGTCGTCTTCCAGCGCGCCCCGCACTCCCCCTTCGACCACACGGCAACCGAGGAGCTCGGGCAGAACGCGATCGTCATCCGCGTCCAGCCGGACGAGGGCATCACGGTCCGCTTCGGCTCCAAGGTGCCGGGCACGTCGATGGAGATCCGCGACGTGTCGATGGACTTCGCGTACGGCGAGTCCTTCACCGAGTCCAGCCCCGAGGCGTACGAGCGCCTGATCCTGGACGTCCTGCTCGGCGACGCCAACCTCTTCCCGCGCACGGAGGAGGTCGAGCTGTCCTGGAACATCCTCGACCCGATCGAGGAGTACTGGGACAGGCACGGCAAGCCCGCGCAGTACCCGGCAGGCACCTGGGGCCCGACCGAGGCGGACGAAATGCTCGCACGAGACGGACGGAGCTGGCGTCGGCCATGA
- a CDS encoding ABC transporter permease subunit, with amino-acid sequence MTATSATSAGPPAATEAARRRRRGRVIAVVFVLPALLLLGALVVYPVLFSAGRSFFDASGTEFVGGDNYTEMFRDPATLKAIRNSVIWVVIAPTLLTGLGLILAVLVEKIRWATAFKLLLFMPMAVSFLAAGIIFRLAYDEDPEKGVLNAAVVGVHDAFEGTSSYPTARARDGQGLTKGADGSYRTTAAASPGQTVGLGLVGVAPKDLPEDAAPAYAAAGRTAGAQELRGVVYLDFVPGGGGKQGETDRAESGLPQMQVEAVQGGKTVASTTTGADGSFRFTDLDPGTAYSVRLPAENFAAPYEGVSWLGPALVTPAIIGAYLWIWTGFAMVLIGAGLAALPRDALEAARMDGASEWQVFRRITVPLLAPVLTVVFVTLVINVMKVFDLVYIIAPGPVQEDATVLATQMWLVSFGGGNNQGLGSALGMLLLLLVIPAMVFNVRRFRRSQS; translated from the coding sequence GTGACCGCCACTTCCGCCACCTCCGCCGGGCCCCCGGCCGCCACCGAGGCCGCCCGGCGCAGGCGCCGCGGGCGGGTCATCGCCGTCGTCTTCGTGCTGCCCGCCCTGCTCCTGCTCGGCGCCCTCGTCGTCTACCCCGTGCTGTTCTCGGCGGGACGCAGCTTCTTCGACGCCTCCGGCACGGAGTTCGTCGGCGGCGACAACTACACCGAGATGTTCCGCGACCCGGCCACGCTCAAGGCCATCCGCAACAGCGTCATCTGGGTGGTCATAGCCCCGACGCTGCTCACCGGGCTCGGCCTCATCCTGGCCGTCCTGGTCGAGAAGATCCGCTGGGCCACCGCGTTCAAGCTGCTGCTCTTCATGCCCATGGCGGTCTCGTTCCTCGCCGCGGGCATCATCTTCCGGCTCGCGTACGACGAGGACCCCGAGAAGGGTGTCCTGAACGCCGCCGTGGTGGGCGTGCACGACGCCTTCGAGGGCACCTCCTCCTATCCGACCGCGCGTGCCCGTGACGGCCAGGGCCTGACCAAGGGCGCCGACGGCTCGTACCGTACGACGGCCGCCGCGTCCCCCGGCCAGACGGTCGGTCTCGGCCTTGTCGGCGTCGCGCCCAAGGACCTGCCCGAGGACGCCGCGCCCGCATACGCGGCGGCCGGGCGGACGGCCGGCGCGCAGGAACTGCGCGGTGTCGTCTACCTGGACTTCGTACCCGGCGGGGGAGGGAAGCAGGGCGAGACGGACCGGGCCGAGAGCGGACTGCCGCAGATGCAGGTCGAGGCGGTGCAGGGCGGCAAGACGGTCGCGAGCACCACCACCGGCGCCGACGGCTCCTTCCGCTTCACGGACCTCGACCCCGGTACGGCGTACAGCGTGCGGCTGCCCGCGGAGAACTTCGCCGCGCCCTACGAAGGCGTCTCCTGGCTGGGCCCCGCCCTCGTCACCCCGGCCATCATCGGCGCGTATCTGTGGATCTGGACGGGCTTCGCCATGGTGCTCATCGGCGCCGGGCTCGCCGCGCTGCCGCGCGACGCCCTGGAGGCGGCCCGGATGGACGGCGCCAGTGAGTGGCAGGTCTTCCGCCGGATCACCGTGCCGCTGCTCGCGCCCGTCCTCACCGTGGTCTTCGTGACCCTGGTGATCAACGTGATGAAGGTCTTCGACCTCGTCTACATCATCGCGCCGGGGCCCGTGCAGGAGGACGCCACGGTCCTCGCCACCCAGATGTGGCTGGTCTCCTTCGGCGGCGGCAACAACCAGGGCCTCGGCAGCGCGCTCGGCATGCTCCTGCTGCTCCTGGTGATCCCCGCCATGGTGTTCAACGTCCGCCGCTTCCGCAGGAGTCAGTCATGA
- a CDS encoding glycoside hydrolase family 13 protein: MLTVPAGDGLARLHPHHWWRDAVIYQVYVRSFLDSTGDGIGDLAGVRAGLPYLKKLGVDGIWLSPFYPSPQHDHGYDVADYCDVDPIFGNLAEFDLLMADARRLGVKVLLDIVPNHCSSDHDWFREALAAEPGSAARARFHFAEGRGPHGEEPPNNWHAMFGGPAWTRVTEPDGTPGQWYLHMFTPEQPDLNWRNPEVGAHFDHALRFWLDRGVDGFRIDVAAGLFKHPDLPDSPDPEADARTRDSVNPLAWNQPEVHDVWRHWRAVCEEYTARDGHERLLVGEVSVPTAREHAQYVRPDELHQAFFFDLLGAPWDADAFRKVIDEAMRDIAGTGSTVTWVLNNHDQVRTVTRYGESGTEGSGLGATRARAAALLMLSLPGAAYIYQGEELGLPEVDDLPDEVLTDPIFHRTGSRARIRDGCRVPLPWSGHASPFGFTSGAESAKPWLPQPAWFAEHATDRALADTRSFWHLYRDGLQLRAGLPQLGEGALRWLQTPPGVLAFVRGDGLVCAVNFGTAPVPAPVSGAPLLSSGPCPTGVLPGSTAAWWISDCTNP, translated from the coding sequence ATGCTCACAGTCCCGGCCGGCGACGGCCTCGCGCGCCTCCACCCGCACCACTGGTGGCGGGACGCAGTGATCTATCAGGTGTACGTCCGCAGCTTCCTGGACAGCACCGGTGACGGCATCGGCGATCTCGCCGGGGTCCGCGCGGGCCTGCCGTATCTGAAGAAGCTCGGCGTCGACGGCATCTGGCTGAGCCCCTTCTACCCCTCGCCCCAGCACGACCACGGCTACGACGTCGCCGACTACTGCGACGTGGACCCGATCTTCGGCAACCTCGCCGAGTTCGACCTGCTGATGGCCGACGCCCGGCGCCTGGGCGTCAAGGTGCTCCTGGACATCGTCCCCAACCACTGCTCCAGTGACCACGACTGGTTCCGCGAGGCGCTCGCCGCGGAGCCCGGCAGCGCGGCGCGCGCCCGCTTCCACTTCGCCGAGGGCCGCGGCCCGCACGGCGAGGAGCCGCCCAACAACTGGCACGCCATGTTCGGCGGCCCCGCCTGGACCCGCGTCACCGAGCCGGACGGCACCCCCGGCCAGTGGTACCTGCACATGTTCACGCCCGAGCAGCCGGACCTGAACTGGCGCAACCCCGAGGTCGGCGCCCACTTCGACCACGCGCTGCGGTTCTGGCTCGACCGGGGCGTCGACGGCTTCCGCATCGATGTGGCCGCCGGGCTCTTCAAGCACCCCGACCTGCCGGACTCGCCGGACCCCGAGGCCGACGCCCGCACCCGCGACTCGGTCAACCCCCTCGCCTGGAACCAGCCCGAGGTGCACGACGTGTGGCGGCACTGGCGGGCCGTGTGCGAGGAGTACACCGCACGCGACGGCCACGAGCGCCTCCTCGTCGGCGAGGTCTCCGTGCCGACCGCCCGCGAACACGCCCAGTACGTACGCCCCGACGAACTCCACCAGGCGTTCTTCTTCGACCTGCTGGGCGCGCCCTGGGACGCGGACGCCTTCCGCAAGGTCATCGACGAGGCGATGCGGGACATCGCGGGCACCGGCTCCACGGTCACCTGGGTGCTCAACAACCACGACCAGGTCCGCACGGTCACGCGGTACGGCGAGTCCGGCACCGAGGGCAGCGGCCTCGGCGCCACCCGGGCACGGGCCGCGGCGCTGCTCATGCTCTCGCTGCCCGGAGCCGCGTACATCTACCAGGGCGAGGAGCTCGGCCTTCCCGAGGTCGACGATCTGCCCGACGAGGTGCTCACCGACCCGATCTTCCACCGCACCGGCAGCCGGGCCCGGATCCGCGACGGCTGCCGGGTGCCGCTGCCGTGGTCCGGGCACGCGTCGCCGTTCGGCTTCACCTCCGGGGCCGAGAGCGCCAAGCCGTGGCTGCCGCAGCCCGCGTGGTTCGCCGAGCACGCCACCGACCGCGCGCTCGCCGACACCCGCTCCTTCTGGCACCTCTACCGCGACGGACTCCAACTGCGCGCCGGGCTGCCCCAGTTGGGAGAGGGAGCGCTGCGCTGGCTGCAGACGCCGCCCGGGGTCCTAGCCTTCGTGCGCGGCGACGGCCTGGTGTGCGCGGTCAACTTCGGCACGGCTCCGGTGCCCGCGCCCGTCTCCGGCGCCCCGCTGCTTTCCAGCGGTCCGTGCCCGACCGGCGTCCTGCCCGGCTCCACCGCCGCCTGGTGGATCAGTGACTGCACCAACCCCTGA
- a CDS encoding ABC transporter substrate-binding protein produces MMRRRITLASCTALALAMGATACGGGDVSAGGGDKSLDGQTITVAGVWSGSEQKNFQKVLDAFGEETGAKAQFVSTGDNVSTVVGSKIEGGNAPDVVMVPQVGVLKQFAKKGWLKPLSQKTEQAVDTNYASVWKKYGSVEGALYGLYFKAAHKSTVWYSPEALDQAGVKTPKTYEDMLKAGGTVSDSGLAAFSVAGQDGWTLTDWFENIYLSQAGPEKYDQLAAHKIKWTDPSVVDALTTLGKLFKDEQLIAGGRKEALSTDFPGSVEKVFGPEPKAGMVYEGDFVAGVAKDQFDKKIGTDADFFPFPAVDGGKAPVVSGGDAAVVLKDGKNQEGAMKFLEYLATPEAAAVWAEAGGFLSPNKKVDLASYGDDVSRETAKSLVGAGDSVRFDMSDQAPAAFGGTKGMGEWKLLQDFLRDPSDPKATARRLEAAAAKADKG; encoded by the coding sequence ATGATGCGACGACGTATCACGCTTGCGAGCTGCACCGCCCTCGCCCTGGCCATGGGCGCCACCGCCTGCGGCGGTGGCGACGTCAGCGCCGGTGGCGGTGACAAGTCGCTCGACGGCCAGACGATCACCGTCGCCGGCGTCTGGTCCGGCAGCGAGCAGAAGAACTTCCAGAAGGTGCTCGACGCCTTCGGCGAGGAGACCGGGGCCAAGGCCCAGTTCGTCTCCACCGGTGACAACGTCTCCACCGTCGTCGGCAGCAAGATCGAGGGCGGCAACGCCCCCGACGTCGTGATGGTCCCGCAGGTCGGCGTCCTGAAGCAGTTCGCCAAGAAGGGCTGGCTCAAGCCCCTGTCCCAGAAGACCGAGCAGGCCGTCGACACCAACTACGCGAGCGTGTGGAAGAAGTACGGCAGCGTCGAAGGCGCCCTCTACGGCCTCTACTTCAAGGCCGCGCACAAGTCGACCGTCTGGTACAGCCCCGAAGCCCTCGACCAGGCGGGCGTCAAGACCCCCAAGACGTACGAGGACATGCTCAAGGCGGGCGGGACGGTCTCCGACTCGGGGCTCGCCGCCTTCTCCGTCGCGGGACAGGACGGCTGGACCCTCACCGACTGGTTCGAGAACATCTACCTCTCGCAGGCCGGGCCCGAGAAGTACGACCAGCTCGCCGCGCACAAGATCAAGTGGACCGACCCGTCCGTGGTCGACGCGCTCACCACCCTCGGCAAGCTCTTCAAGGACGAGCAGCTGATCGCCGGCGGCCGCAAGGAGGCCCTGAGCACCGACTTCCCGGGCTCCGTCGAGAAGGTCTTCGGGCCCGAGCCCAAGGCGGGCATGGTCTACGAGGGCGACTTCGTGGCCGGTGTCGCCAAGGACCAGTTCGACAAGAAGATCGGTACGGACGCCGACTTCTTCCCCTTCCCCGCGGTCGACGGCGGCAAGGCACCCGTGGTCAGCGGCGGTGACGCCGCGGTCGTCCTGAAGGACGGCAAGAACCAGGAGGGCGCCATGAAGTTCCTGGAGTACCTGGCGACCCCCGAGGCGGCCGCCGTGTGGGCCGAGGCGGGCGGCTTCCTCTCCCCGAACAAGAAGGTCGACCTCGCGTCGTACGGCGACGACGTCAGCCGCGAGACCGCCAAGTCCCTTGTCGGCGCAGGTGATTCGGTCCGCTTCGACATGTCCGACCAGGCCCCCGCGGCCTTCGGCGGCACCAAGGGCATGGGCGAGTGGAAGCTCCTCCAGGACTTCCTGCGCGACCCGTCCGACCCGAAGGCCACGGCGCGGCGGCTCGAGGCCGCGGCCGCCAAGGCCGACAAGGGCTGA
- a CDS encoding carbohydrate ABC transporter permease: MTVTTPERQAVAPDKEPAAAAPATRPRPKGRIGRWLGSSLVQAFLVVVALVWITPLAGLFLSSLRSAQDNASGGWWTSLSSPAQLSFDNYSALLGNAGMTQAFWNTVLISVPATALVVVIAALAAYAFAWLEFPGRDPLFLLVVALLVVPMQIGLLPVAKLFGELGLFGTIPGVVLFHVAYGLPFAIFLLRNYFAEMPKEMLEAARMDGGTEWRIFTRLVLPVGRPAIASLAIFQFLWVWNDMLVALLFADSASQPLTVELQSQIRQFGSNIDVLAPGAFLSLVVPVVVFFAFQRHFVQGVMAGSVK, from the coding sequence ATGACCGTCACCACTCCCGAACGGCAGGCCGTGGCGCCGGACAAGGAACCGGCGGCCGCCGCACCGGCCACCCGCCCCCGCCCCAAGGGCCGGATCGGCCGGTGGCTCGGCAGCAGCCTGGTCCAGGCGTTCCTCGTGGTCGTCGCGCTTGTCTGGATCACCCCGCTCGCCGGGCTCTTCCTCTCCTCGCTGCGTTCCGCCCAGGACAACGCGAGCGGCGGCTGGTGGACCTCCCTGAGCAGCCCGGCGCAGCTGTCCTTCGACAACTACTCGGCGCTGCTCGGCAACGCCGGGATGACGCAGGCGTTCTGGAACACCGTCCTGATCTCGGTGCCCGCGACCGCCCTGGTCGTCGTCATCGCGGCCCTCGCCGCGTACGCCTTCGCCTGGCTGGAGTTCCCCGGCAGGGACCCGCTGTTCCTGCTCGTGGTGGCGCTGCTCGTGGTGCCGATGCAGATCGGCCTGCTTCCGGTGGCCAAGCTCTTCGGTGAGCTGGGGCTTTTCGGCACCATCCCGGGCGTGGTGCTCTTCCACGTCGCCTACGGACTGCCGTTCGCCATCTTCCTGCTGCGCAACTACTTCGCCGAGATGCCGAAGGAGATGCTGGAGGCGGCCCGGATGGACGGCGGCACGGAGTGGCGGATCTTCACGCGGCTCGTGCTGCCGGTGGGGCGTCCTGCCATCGCGAGCCTGGCCATCTTCCAGTTCCTCTGGGTGTGGAACGACATGCTGGTGGCGCTGCTCTTCGCCGACAGCGCCTCGCAGCCGCTGACCGTGGAACTGCAGTCGCAGATCCGGCAGTTCGGCAGCAACATCGATGTGCTCGCGCCCGGCGCGTTCCTCTCGCTGGTCGTCCCGGTGGTCGTGTTCTTCGCGTTCCAGCGGCACTTCGTGCAGGGGGTGATGGCGGGCTCCGTCAAGTGA
- the pgl gene encoding 6-phosphogluconolactonase, whose translation MSAAPQLVVHRDKELMAQAAAARLITKIVDAQSARGYASVVLTGGRNGNGLLAALSSAPAKDAVDWSRLDLWWGDERFLPDGDPERNYTQAKEALLDSVPLNPARVHPMPASDGVYEADAAAAQYAAELSAAAGPEDHGPVPTFDVLMLGVGPDTHVASLFPELPAVRETERTVVGVHGAPKPPPTRITLTLPAIRAAREVWLLAAGEDKANAAAIALSGAGEVQAPAAGAYGRSRTLWLLDAAAASQLPRDLYPPASA comes from the coding sequence GTGAGTGCGGCTCCGCAGCTCGTCGTCCACCGCGACAAGGAGCTGATGGCGCAGGCCGCGGCGGCCCGCCTCATCACGAAGATCGTCGACGCGCAGTCCGCCAGGGGCTACGCGTCAGTGGTCCTCACCGGCGGCCGCAACGGCAACGGCCTCCTTGCGGCGCTCAGTTCGGCCCCGGCGAAGGACGCGGTCGACTGGTCGCGCCTCGACCTGTGGTGGGGCGACGAGCGCTTCCTGCCGGACGGCGACCCGGAGCGCAACTACACCCAGGCCAAGGAGGCGCTGCTCGACTCGGTGCCGCTGAACCCGGCCCGGGTGCATCCGATGCCCGCGTCGGACGGCGTGTACGAGGCGGACGCGGCGGCGGCGCAGTACGCCGCCGAGCTCTCCGCGGCGGCCGGGCCCGAGGACCACGGTCCGGTGCCGACGTTCGACGTACTGATGCTGGGCGTCGGCCCGGACACCCATGTCGCCTCGCTCTTCCCGGAGCTGCCCGCGGTCCGTGAGACGGAGCGCACGGTGGTCGGCGTGCACGGCGCGCCCAAGCCGCCGCCCACCCGCATCACGCTCACCCTCCCGGCGATCCGGGCGGCCCGCGAGGTGTGGCTGCTCGCGGCGGGCGAGGACAAGGCGAACGCCGCGGCGATCGCCCTCTCCGGAGCGGGCGAGGTGCAGGCCCCCGCGGCCGGCGCCTACGGTCGGTCACGCACCCTGTGGCTGCTCGACGCGGCGGCGGCCTCGCAGCTGCCGCGCGATCTGTATCCGCCGGCGTCGGCCTGA
- the tal gene encoding transaldolase, whose product MTDALKRLSDEGVAIWLDDLSRKRITSGNLAELIDQSHVVGVTTNPSIFQKAISSGDGYEQQLADLAARKVTVEEAIRMITTADVRDAADILRPVFDATGGQDGRVSIEVDPRLAHNTEATVAEAKQLAWLVDRPNTLIKIPATKAGLPAITEVIGKGISVNVTLIFSLERYREVMDAYLAGLEKAKAAGLDLSKIHSVASFFVSRVDTEIDKRLDGLGTDEAKSLKGKAALANARLAYEAYEDVFSSDRWAALDKAQANKQRPLWASTGVKDPAYKDTLYVDDLVAPNTVNTMPEATLEATADHGRITGNTVAGTYDASRGEIEAVEKLGISYDDVVQLLEDEGVDKFEASWNDLLKSTEAELKRLTPSEG is encoded by the coding sequence ATGACAGACGCACTCAAGCGCCTCTCCGACGAAGGCGTCGCGATCTGGCTGGACGACCTGTCGCGCAAGCGGATCACGTCCGGCAACCTCGCCGAACTGATCGACCAGAGCCACGTGGTGGGTGTCACGACGAACCCGTCGATCTTCCAGAAGGCGATCAGCAGCGGTGACGGTTACGAGCAGCAGCTCGCCGACCTCGCCGCCCGCAAGGTCACCGTCGAAGAGGCCATCCGCATGATCACGACGGCGGACGTCCGTGACGCCGCCGACATCCTGCGCCCGGTCTTCGACGCGACGGGCGGCCAGGACGGCCGCGTGTCCATCGAGGTCGACCCGCGCCTGGCGCACAACACCGAGGCGACGGTCGCCGAGGCCAAGCAGCTCGCCTGGCTGGTGGACCGCCCGAACACCCTCATCAAGATCCCGGCGACGAAGGCGGGCCTGCCCGCGATCACCGAGGTCATCGGCAAGGGCATCAGCGTGAACGTGACGCTGATCTTCTCGCTCGAGCGCTACCGCGAGGTCATGGACGCGTACCTGGCGGGCCTGGAGAAGGCGAAGGCCGCGGGCCTGGACCTCTCCAAGATCCACTCGGTGGCGTCCTTCTTCGTGTCCCGCGTGGACACCGAGATCGACAAGCGCCTGGACGGCCTGGGCACCGACGAGGCCAAGTCCCTCAAGGGCAAGGCGGCGCTCGCCAACGCGCGTCTGGCCTACGAGGCGTACGAGGACGTCTTCTCCTCCGACCGCTGGGCCGCACTCGACAAGGCGCAGGCCAACAAGCAGCGTCCGCTGTGGGCCTCGACCGGCGTCAAGGACCCGGCGTACAAGGACACCCTGTACGTCGACGACCTGGTCGCGCCGAACACGGTGAACACCATGCCGGAGGCCACCCTGGAGGCCACCGCCGACCACGGCCGGATCACGGGCAACACCGTGGCCGGCACGTACGACGCGTCGCGCGGCGAGATCGAGGCCGTCGAGAAGCTCGGCATCAGCTACGACGACGTCGTACAGCTTCTGGAGGACGAGGGCGTCGACAAGTTCGAGGCGTCCTGGAACGACCTGCTCAAGTCCACCGAGGCGGAGCTCAAGCGCCTCACCCCTTCGGAGGGCTGA